One window of Thermocoleostomius sinensis A174 genomic DNA carries:
- a CDS encoding MotA/TolQ/ExbB proton channel family protein — protein MNVFELFARGGPAMWPLLLLSFLSLSTIIERVWFWSKILTREREVAGRVLEAARRDWGAAAEIARKSNDQPIGRFLYSALGLEYPDPEVFQLALQASADEELAAMRRGDKLLEAIIAISPLLGLLGTVLGLISSLSSIRLGDLGTDATTGVTLGISEALISTAFGLIVAITTLAFYRLFNGLISGQVKIFRQSGNDLELIYRKSWMPRPDRPAIQDPPNRTVLEGNG, from the coding sequence GTGAATGTGTTTGAGTTATTTGCCAGAGGCGGACCAGCAATGTGGCCGTTGCTCCTCCTCTCATTTTTATCCCTAAGTACTATTATTGAGCGGGTGTGGTTCTGGTCAAAAATTCTCACCCGTGAACGGGAAGTCGCAGGCCGGGTGTTGGAAGCGGCTCGTCGAGATTGGGGGGCTGCCGCAGAAATTGCTCGGAAATCGAATGATCAGCCGATCGGACGGTTTCTTTATTCAGCACTCGGGTTAGAGTATCCTGATCCAGAAGTATTCCAATTAGCGCTGCAAGCTTCTGCTGATGAGGAATTGGCTGCCATGCGGCGGGGAGATAAGCTCTTGGAAGCCATCATTGCTATTTCGCCCCTGTTAGGATTGTTGGGAACCGTACTGGGGTTAATTAGTTCCCTTAGCTCCATTCGACTCGGCGATCTGGGAACTGATGCCACTACTGGAGTAACGCTAGGAATTTCAGAAGCGTTGATCAGTACAGCCTTTGGCTTGATCGTGGCTATTACAACCCTGGCTTTCTATCGCCTATTTAATGGATTGATTTCCGGTCAAGTCAAAATCTTTCGCCAGTCGGGAAATGATTTGGAATTAATCTACCGCAAATCTTGGATGCCGCGCCCCGATCGCCCTGCTATTCAAGACCCCCCCAATCGAACTGTCCTTGAGGGGAACGGGTAA
- a CDS encoding pentapeptide repeat-containing protein, whose translation MDIEYLLKHYELGERNFRGLNLTGARLHKVNLTAADFTGAGLGAAQLNRAILVQASLSHTFLHMADLSFATLSGANLTHADLTKANLTGAWLVKANLEGVKLSGATLNGVNLRGANLQGVNLAGVNLRGVNLRSANLQGANLRETDLTGARLSGACLTGAQLQGAKLTRAYLNGIDFYGLDLAHVDLNGAKMNGANLAGANLAMADLQNTHLRVANLIHANLRATHFTHVDLRYADLREANLNHSNLTKANLNHADLTGAFLNDATLNHANFTAASLKGAHLRRAKLIATNLMHANLTKANLRGAMAIDLNQRGTIWFEVTLPDGTIFGEESQG comes from the coding sequence ATGGATATCGAGTATCTATTAAAACACTATGAACTGGGCGAACGAAATTTTAGAGGGCTAAATCTTACAGGGGCCCGCCTACACAAAGTAAACCTGACAGCGGCCGATTTTACCGGAGCGGGGTTAGGGGCAGCGCAATTGAATCGAGCGATTTTAGTGCAAGCCAGTTTGTCTCACACGTTTTTGCACATGGCCGATCTGAGTTTTGCTACCCTAAGTGGTGCCAACTTAACCCATGCCGATTTGACCAAAGCCAATCTAACGGGAGCGTGGCTGGTCAAGGCGAATCTTGAGGGAGTAAAGTTAAGCGGCGCTACCCTCAACGGCGTCAATTTGAGGGGAGCCAATCTCCAAGGCGTCAATCTAGCGGGTGTCAATTTACGAGGGGTGAACTTGCGATCGGCCAATTTGCAAGGAGCCAACTTACGCGAAACAGATTTAACGGGTGCCCGCTTGAGTGGGGCTTGTTTAACTGGGGCACAGCTACAGGGAGCCAAGTTAACTCGCGCTTATCTAAATGGCATTGATTTCTATGGGTTGGACTTAGCTCACGTCGATTTGAACGGAGCGAAGATGAATGGAGCAAATTTAGCAGGCGCAAATCTGGCAATGGCTGATCTGCAGAACACCCATTTGCGAGTGGCCAACTTAATTCACGCTAACCTGCGAGCCACTCACTTCACCCACGTCGATTTGCGTTATGCCGATCTGCGAGAAGCCAATTTGAACCACAGCAACCTTACCAAAGCCAACCTCAACCATGCTGACTTGACCGGGGCATTTCTCAACGACGCCACCCTTAATCACGCTAACTTCACTGCTGCTAGCCTTAAGGGTGCTCATCTGCGCCGCGCTAAGTTGATTGCAACGAACCTCATGCACGCCAACCTCACCAAAGCCAACCTACGTGGGGCCATGGCGATCGATCTAAACCAACGCGGAACGATTTGGTTCGAGGTGACGTTACCAGACGGAACGATATTTGGGGAAGAGTCACAAGGCTAA